A stretch of the Psychroserpens sp. Hel_I_66 genome encodes the following:
- the ileS gene encoding isoleucine--tRNA ligase, with translation MSAKFPEYKGLDLPKVAEDILSYWEEHNIFEKSISTREGNEPYVFFEGPPSANGLPGVHHVLARAIKDIFPRYKTMKGYQVKRKAGWDTHGLPIELGVEKELGITKEDIGKTISVEDYNAACRKAVMRYTDVWNDLTQKMGYWVNMDDPYITYDPKYMETVWWLLKEIYTKKLIYKGYTIQPYSPKAGTGLSSHELNQPGTYQDVTDTTVVAQFKANANSLPDFLQNEGDIYFLAWTTTPWTLPSNTALTVGPKIDYVLVETYNQYTFQPMNVILAKKLVNYQFSGKFNLVEDKAALLDYTSGDKKIPYFVVKEFKGADLVGISYEQLLDYALPNDNPQDAFRVISGDFVTTEDGTGIVHTAPTFGADDALVAKQATPEIPPLLVKDDNDNLVPLVDLQGRFRKEVKDELYGFAGEYVKSEYLNEDETKTELEKQKVNLESVISNLKEYLSVDERLALKLKNENKAFKVEKYKHSYPNCWRTDKPILYYPLDSWFIKVTDVKERMVELNNTINWKPESTGTGRFGNWLANANDWNLSRSRYWGIPLPIWRTEDGTEEICIGSVEELKSEMAKAVSAGVLEKDIFDDFEVGNFSEENYAKIDLHKNIVDEIVLVSPKGQPMKRESDLIDVWFDSGSMPYAQWHYPFENKELIDDHKSFPADFIAEGVDQTRGWFYTLHAIGTMVFDSVAYKNVVSNGLVLDKNGQKMSKRLGNATDPFTTLDTYGADATRWYMIMNANPWDNLKFDIEGIEEVKRKFFGTLYNTYSFFTLYTNLDKFSYAEADIPLAERPEIDRWILSELHTLIQKVDDFYAEYEPTKAARAISEFTQDYLSNWYVRLSRRRFWKGDYESDKISAYQTLYTCMITIAKLGAPIAPFFMDRLYLDLTKTTQREHVESVHLADFPVFDKSYVDKSLERKMENAQTISSLVLSLRAKEKIKVRQPLQKIMIPIDSKEQKEEILAVADLIKSEVNVKDVEVLEDASDILVKQIKPNFKVLGPRFGQDMKAVAKAINSFTADHIKKIEQNGVLDVEISGKMITLEQSDVEITSKDIEGWLVASQGALTVALDVTLTEDLKKEGIARELVNRIQNLRKDSGFELTDRIFVQFQKDETIKNAIETNLEYIKTETLTNKLEIVETLNSGIEIAFDDVNTKLFIQKI, from the coding sequence ATGAGCGCTAAATTTCCTGAATATAAAGGACTTGACTTGCCAAAAGTTGCAGAAGACATTCTCAGCTATTGGGAAGAACACAACATTTTTGAAAAAAGTATTTCCACAAGAGAAGGCAATGAGCCTTATGTGTTTTTTGAAGGTCCACCTTCAGCAAATGGATTGCCTGGAGTACACCACGTTTTAGCGCGTGCTATAAAAGATATTTTTCCGCGATACAAAACCATGAAAGGTTATCAAGTAAAGCGAAAAGCAGGTTGGGACACTCACGGATTACCTATTGAATTAGGAGTTGAAAAAGAACTGGGAATCACCAAAGAAGACATAGGTAAAACCATCTCTGTAGAAGATTATAACGCAGCTTGTCGTAAAGCAGTAATGCGCTATACAGACGTATGGAACGACCTCACACAAAAAATGGGCTATTGGGTAAATATGGACGACCCATACATCACCTACGACCCAAAATACATGGAAACCGTTTGGTGGCTTCTCAAAGAAATCTATACTAAAAAGCTTATTTACAAAGGCTACACCATACAACCGTATTCGCCAAAAGCTGGTACAGGTTTGAGCTCGCACGAGCTTAATCAACCAGGAACATATCAAGACGTAACCGATACAACCGTTGTTGCACAGTTTAAGGCCAATGCCAATTCATTACCAGACTTTTTGCAAAATGAAGGTGATATTTATTTCTTGGCATGGACAACAACACCTTGGACGCTTCCAAGTAACACAGCACTAACCGTCGGGCCTAAAATAGATTACGTTTTAGTTGAAACCTATAATCAGTACACATTTCAACCTATGAATGTGATATTGGCTAAAAAATTGGTCAATTATCAATTCTCCGGAAAATTTAATTTGGTAGAAGATAAAGCTGCTTTATTAGACTATACCTCTGGTGATAAAAAAATCCCTTATTTCGTTGTTAAAGAATTTAAAGGAGCAGATTTAGTTGGCATCAGCTATGAACAATTATTAGATTATGCCCTGCCAAATGACAATCCGCAAGATGCCTTTAGAGTCATCTCGGGAGATTTCGTAACGACAGAGGATGGTACAGGTATCGTCCACACTGCGCCAACTTTTGGAGCAGATGATGCATTGGTTGCAAAACAGGCAACACCAGAAATCCCGCCATTATTGGTCAAAGACGATAACGATAATCTCGTTCCATTGGTAGATTTACAAGGTCGTTTTAGAAAAGAGGTAAAGGATGAACTTTATGGTTTTGCAGGAGAATATGTAAAGTCTGAATATTTAAATGAAGACGAAACCAAAACAGAACTCGAAAAACAAAAAGTAAACTTAGAATCGGTTATTTCTAATCTTAAGGAGTATTTGAGCGTTGACGAGCGTTTGGCACTCAAATTAAAAAACGAAAACAAAGCCTTTAAGGTTGAAAAATATAAACACAGTTATCCAAATTGCTGGAGAACCGATAAACCCATTTTATACTATCCGTTAGATTCATGGTTCATCAAAGTGACCGATGTGAAAGAGCGTATGGTAGAATTGAATAATACCATCAACTGGAAACCAGAATCTACAGGTACCGGTCGCTTCGGAAATTGGCTAGCAAACGCAAATGATTGGAATTTATCGAGATCGCGTTATTGGGGAATTCCATTACCAATCTGGAGAACAGAAGATGGAACTGAAGAAATTTGCATCGGTTCCGTTGAGGAATTAAAGTCGGAAATGGCAAAAGCGGTTTCCGCAGGTGTGCTCGAAAAAGATATTTTTGACGATTTTGAGGTGGGCAACTTTTCCGAAGAAAACTATGCAAAAATAGATTTACATAAAAACATTGTTGATGAAATCGTGTTGGTGTCTCCAAAAGGGCAACCAATGAAACGCGAGAGTGATTTAATTGATGTTTGGTTTGATTCTGGCTCAATGCCTTACGCACAGTGGCATTACCCATTTGAGAATAAAGAATTAATTGATGATCATAAATCATTTCCTGCCGATTTTATTGCAGAAGGTGTAGATCAAACACGTGGCTGGTTCTATACGCTGCACGCCATTGGTACGATGGTTTTTGATTCCGTAGCCTATAAAAATGTGGTGTCTAACGGTTTGGTGCTTGATAAAAACGGACAAAAAATGTCCAAACGTTTGGGCAACGCAACCGATCCTTTTACAACTTTAGATACTTATGGTGCGGATGCAACGCGCTGGTACATGATCATGAACGCGAACCCATGGGATAATTTAAAATTTGATATTGAAGGTATTGAGGAGGTGAAGCGTAAGTTCTTCGGAACGTTATATAACACCTATTCATTCTTTACGTTGTACACCAATTTGGACAAATTTTCTTATGCTGAAGCAGATATTCCTCTTGCTGAAAGACCAGAAATTGACCGTTGGATTTTATCTGAATTACACACATTGATCCAAAAAGTGGATGATTTTTATGCTGAATATGAGCCAACGAAAGCTGCGCGAGCAATTTCAGAATTTACGCAAGATTACCTGAGTAACTGGTACGTTCGTTTAAGCAGAAGACGTTTTTGGAAAGGCGATTATGAAAGTGATAAAATTTCGGCATACCAAACGTTGTACACTTGTATGATTACGATTGCCAAGTTAGGTGCACCAATTGCTCCTTTCTTTATGGATAGACTTTACTTAGATTTAACGAAAACAACACAAAGAGAACATGTTGAAAGTGTACATTTGGCAGACTTTCCGGTTTTTGATAAATCGTATGTAGATAAGAGTTTAGAGCGTAAAATGGAAAATGCACAAACAATTTCTTCATTAGTATTATCGTTAAGAGCTAAAGAGAAAATTAAAGTGCGCCAACCGTTGCAAAAAATTATGATTCCAATTGATTCAAAAGAACAAAAGGAAGAAATTCTGGCGGTAGCAGATTTGATAAAATCTGAAGTAAACGTTAAGGATGTTGAGGTTTTAGAAGATGCGAGTGATATTTTAGTAAAGCAGATCAAACCAAACTTTAAAGTCTTGGGACCTCGTTTTGGACAAGATATGAAAGCTGTGGCAAAAGCTATAAATAGTTTTACAGCAGATCACATTAAAAAAATCGAGCAAAACGGAGTTTTAGACGTTGAAATAAGCGGTAAAATGATTACATTAGAGCAATCTGATGTAGAGATTACATCTAAGGATATTGAAGGTTGGCTCGTAGCAAGTCAAGGCGCTTTAACTGTTGCGTTGGATGTAACATTAACAGAAGATTTAAAGAAAGAAGGCATCGCAAGAGAGTTGGTAAATAGAATACAAAACTTGCGAAAAGACTCTGGATTTGAATTGACAGATAGGATTTTTGTTCAGTTTCAAAAAGATGAAACTATCAAAAATGCAATAGAGACAAATTTAGAATATATTAAGACCGAAACTTTAACAAATAAGTTGGAGATTGTAGAAACTTTAAATAGCGGTATAGAAATTGCTTTTGATGATGTAAATACCAAACTATTTATTCAAAAAATATAA
- a CDS encoding TraR/DksA family transcriptional regulator: protein MAENTVRYSDKDLAEFKILIQEKIEKAKHDLDLIKSAYMNDGDNGTDDTSPTFKAFDEGSAVMSKESNSQLAIRQEKFIRDLKNALIRIENKSYGVCRVTGKLINKKRLELVPHATLSIEAKNMQQ from the coding sequence ATGGCAGAAAATACAGTTAGATATTCCGATAAGGATCTTGCAGAGTTCAAGATATTGATCCAAGAAAAAATTGAAAAAGCAAAGCACGATTTAGATTTAATCAAAAGTGCATATATGAATGATGGTGATAATGGTACAGATGATACTTCACCAACATTTAAGGCTTTTGACGAAGGTAGTGCAGTGATGAGTAAAGAATCAAATTCACAGTTAGCTATTAGACAGGAAAAGTTTATTCGTGACTTAAAAAATGCATTAATACGCATAGAGAACAAAAGCTATGGTGTTTGCAGAGTAACGGGTAAATTGATTAATAAAAAACGTTTAGAATTGGTACCTCATGCTACACTAAGTATTGAAGCTAAAAACATGCAACAATAA
- a CDS encoding lipoprotein signal peptidase produces the protein MSLKKATILIIIILLIDQISKFYIKTHFALNEKLEIFSWFQIAFVENEGMAWGTKISDFVSFISDRTAKVSLTIFRILAVIGIGYWLKKSIENKNSRTLIFAISLILAGALGNIIDSVFYGIIFDSSAGQVATFMPEQGYDTLFHGRVVDMLHFPMWSGVLPDWIPFYGGEYFTFFDPVFNIADMAISTGIGILIFFNKRAFKNH, from the coding sequence ATGTCTTTAAAAAAAGCCACAATACTTATCATAATCATTTTACTTATAGATCAAATAAGTAAATTCTATATAAAAACACATTTTGCCCTCAACGAGAAATTAGAGATTTTTAGTTGGTTTCAAATTGCATTTGTTGAAAATGAAGGTATGGCTTGGGGAACAAAAATAAGTGATTTTGTGTCTTTTATCTCAGATAGAACCGCTAAAGTAAGCTTAACGATTTTTAGAATTTTAGCTGTAATTGGGATTGGCTATTGGTTAAAGAAATCTATTGAAAATAAGAATTCAAGAACCTTGATTTTTGCAATTTCACTAATTCTTGCAGGTGCTTTGGGTAATATAATCGATTCTGTTTTCTACGGAATAATATTTGATTCAAGTGCTGGACAAGTAGCTACATTTATGCCAGAGCAAGGATACGATACCTTATTTCATGGACGAGTAGTAGATATGTTGCACTTCCCAATGTGGAGTGGTGTCTTACCAGATTGGATTCCGTTTTATGGCGGAGAGTACTTTACCTTTTTTGATCCGGTTTTCAACATTGCAGATATGGCAATAAGTACAGGTATTGGGATATTGATTTTCTTTAATAAGCGAGCTTTTAAAAATCATTAA
- a CDS encoding response regulator encodes MEKKIKMACIIDDDSIYVNLVKKIIETKKLCSNLLVFNDGKDGIDYFEALLKNLDQDVIPEIILLDINMPVMDGWEFIERFTKIQNKFKKRITLYVVSSSINLTDIEKAKSLSGVQNYLVKPVKIDDLEAVFKRTA; translated from the coding sequence ATGGAGAAGAAAATAAAAATGGCATGTATTATAGATGATGACAGTATCTACGTGAATTTAGTTAAAAAGATTATTGAGACTAAAAAGCTTTGTAGTAATTTGTTGGTATTTAATGATGGTAAAGATGGTATTGACTATTTTGAAGCGTTACTTAAAAACTTAGATCAAGACGTCATACCCGAAATCATATTGTTGGATATAAATATGCCTGTCATGGATGGCTGGGAGTTTATTGAGCGCTTTACAAAAATTCAGAATAAATTTAAAAAAAGAATCACGTTGTATGTTGTGAGTTCCTCAATAAATTTGACAGATATTGAAAAAGCAAAATCCCTATCTGGTGTACAAAATTATTTGGTAAAACCTGTAAAAATTGATGATTTAGAAGCGGTCTTTAAAAGAACTGCTTAA
- a CDS encoding ATP-binding protein: MPESTAQKQVITKNNICYWELHNNTSFWSKAFITDLGYNPSLIETNLNFFLNQIIHQKDRSIFRDNFYNLVRHDVPFRQNILLLNSDGNYDEYVSKTTDEMEIDLKPGAKAVYFFKTKLKTHDKVKNDYYYKETATMTSTGSWYIDFENKSCYWDQITRKVLEYPEDFIPSLRMAPKLYAEEYKTIASNVFLNCAINGTPFDLEILMVKSTNKRFWARAIGKPVFNDEKEIIGIRGVFQDIDDVKNKEINLKRTSEIVASQNSRLFNFAHIVSHNLRSHSSNLALIVQLIESFDDPKEKLDLLSNVKDVSNSLNKTIEHLNEVVTIQTNCDQHQENISIGTTLNHVCKSISQIISTNNVTITSNFEAGDTISYIPAYMDSIILNILTNAIKYKHPDRESKIHLKTSKDFKNEDRLILEISDNGIGIDLEKFGDKLFGMYKTFHYNKDAVGIGLFITKNQIESLNGEIFVESIVNEGTTFTIKF; encoded by the coding sequence ATGCCAGAGTCAACTGCACAAAAGCAAGTGATTACTAAAAACAACATTTGTTATTGGGAACTCCACAACAATACCAGCTTTTGGTCAAAAGCGTTTATAACCGATCTTGGTTACAATCCATCACTTATAGAAACAAATCTAAATTTCTTTTTAAACCAAATCATCCATCAAAAGGATCGCTCTATTTTTAGGGATAATTTTTACAATCTCGTTAGACATGATGTTCCTTTTAGGCAAAACATCCTGCTTTTAAATAGCGATGGAAATTATGATGAGTATGTGTCTAAAACAACAGATGAAATGGAGATTGATCTCAAACCTGGGGCAAAAGCAGTCTATTTTTTTAAGACAAAACTTAAAACCCATGATAAAGTAAAAAACGATTACTATTATAAAGAAACAGCTACCATGACTTCTACAGGAAGTTGGTATATAGATTTTGAAAATAAATCTTGCTATTGGGATCAAATTACCAGAAAGGTCTTGGAATACCCAGAAGACTTTATTCCATCATTACGAATGGCGCCAAAATTATATGCTGAAGAATACAAAACAATTGCGTCTAATGTATTTTTAAATTGTGCGATTAATGGTACCCCATTTGATTTAGAAATTTTAATGGTAAAATCAACCAATAAAAGGTTTTGGGCTAGAGCTATAGGAAAGCCCGTATTCAATGATGAGAAAGAGATTATAGGTATTAGAGGTGTGTTTCAAGATATAGATGATGTAAAAAATAAAGAGATTAATTTAAAGAGAACTTCAGAAATAGTAGCATCTCAAAATTCAAGGCTATTTAATTTTGCTCACATCGTATCACATAATTTGAGATCTCACAGTAGCAACTTAGCATTAATTGTTCAACTTATAGAGTCTTTTGATGACCCCAAAGAAAAGCTTGATCTCTTATCTAATGTTAAAGATGTCTCTAATAGCTTAAATAAAACAATTGAACATTTAAATGAGGTCGTTACGATACAAACAAATTGTGATCAACATCAAGAAAATATTAGTATTGGGACTACTTTGAACCACGTTTGTAAATCTATAAGTCAAATTATATCTACAAATAATGTTACGATAACTTCAAATTTTGAAGCTGGTGATACAATTTCCTACATACCAGCCTATATGGATAGCATTATATTAAATATTTTAACCAATGCTATAAAATATAAGCACCCAGACCGTGAATCAAAAATACATTTGAAAACATCAAAAGATTTTAAAAATGAAGACCGATTAATTCTGGAAATTTCTGATAATGGAATTGGTATAGATTTAGAAAAGTTTGGAGATAAGCTCTTTGGAATGTACAAAACTTTTCATTACAACAAGGATGCTGTTGGTATAGGTTTATTTATTACAAAAAATCAAATTGAATCACTCAATGGAGAAATATTTGTTGAAAGCATAGTAAATGAAGGTACAACCTTTACAATAAAATTTTAG
- a CDS encoding 5-formyltetrahydrofolate cyclo-ligase, producing MTKAQLRKAYRLLRKKLSEEDIETKSLDIANQLLKLPIWDKSFYHIFLSITEQKEINTDYILSILSGKDKHIVISKSDFETFEMTHYLLSDNTKLKKNKWNIPEPVSGIKIDTEQIEVVFIPLLVFDKKGNRIGYGKGFYDKFLAQCQPNTLKVGLSFFSAENEISDIYKNDITIDYCVTPSSIYQF from the coding sequence ATGACAAAAGCACAGTTACGGAAAGCGTATAGGTTACTTCGGAAAAAACTTTCCGAAGAAGACATTGAAACCAAAAGTTTAGACATAGCCAATCAACTCTTAAAGTTACCCATTTGGGATAAATCCTTTTACCATATTTTCTTGAGCATAACGGAACAAAAGGAAATCAATACCGATTATATTTTAAGTATTCTCTCCGGGAAAGATAAACACATCGTTATTTCTAAAAGTGATTTTGAAACTTTTGAAATGACACATTATTTGTTGTCTGACAACACAAAGCTCAAAAAAAACAAATGGAATATTCCTGAACCCGTGAGCGGAATCAAAATTGACACAGAGCAAATAGAAGTCGTTTTCATTCCTCTACTCGTTTTTGATAAAAAAGGGAATAGAATTGGGTATGGTAAAGGCTTTTACGATAAATTCTTAGCGCAATGCCAACCTAACACTTTAAAGGTTGGACTCTCTTTTTTTTCTGCGGAAAATGAAATTTCTGACATATACAAAAACGACATAACCATAGATTATTGCGTTACTCCCAGCTCTATCTATCAATTCTAG
- a CDS encoding succinylglutamate desuccinylase/aspartoacylase family protein, with protein MENKDDLHILGQTIKLGKSETVTFEVAKLHTRNTLEVPIIIERSKKPGPTVLITAGIHGDEINGVEIVRQIIAKGINKPKIGTTICVPVINVFGFLNMDREFPDGRDLNRVFPGTNNGSLASRVAYFVMTEIVPHVDFAMDFHTGGADRFNSAQVRIEKDDPKLEELAHVFGAPFIYYSKNLNKSFRNACSIAGVPLLLFEGGKSFNIDSNITNTGVNGAKRILNHFGMLNSKFKVSEPKEKPIVIEDSKWLRAKFSGMFKPTVKINSYVTKDDILGNITDPYGTFNHFVKAPNSGYIFNVNESPIIYQGDAIFHISTALKDDKSTVTESV; from the coding sequence ATGGAAAATAAAGATGATTTACATATTCTAGGACAAACTATTAAACTTGGCAAAAGTGAAACCGTCACTTTTGAAGTGGCAAAACTACATACTCGAAATACGCTAGAAGTACCAATAATTATTGAGCGCTCTAAAAAACCTGGTCCAACTGTTCTAATTACCGCTGGAATTCATGGAGATGAAATTAATGGTGTTGAAATTGTTAGGCAAATTATTGCAAAAGGCATAAATAAACCTAAAATAGGGACAACAATATGTGTTCCCGTTATAAACGTTTTTGGATTCTTAAATATGGATCGTGAATTCCCTGACGGAAGAGACCTAAATCGTGTTTTTCCAGGAACCAATAACGGTTCTTTAGCAAGCAGAGTTGCCTATTTTGTAATGACAGAAATTGTACCTCATGTCGATTTTGCTATGGATTTTCACACAGGTGGTGCAGACCGGTTTAACTCTGCCCAAGTTCGTATTGAAAAAGATGATCCAAAACTAGAGGAGCTAGCACACGTATTTGGCGCTCCCTTTATATATTATTCTAAAAACTTAAATAAATCTTTTAGAAACGCTTGCAGCATAGCAGGTGTGCCCTTGCTCTTATTTGAAGGAGGAAAGTCCTTTAATATAGACTCCAATATTACCAATACAGGTGTTAATGGCGCAAAACGTATTTTGAACCATTTTGGAATGTTAAATTCTAAGTTTAAAGTATCCGAACCTAAAGAAAAACCAATTGTAATTGAAGATAGCAAATGGCTTAGAGCTAAGTTCTCTGGCATGTTTAAACCTACTGTAAAAATAAATTCTTACGTAACTAAAGATGACATTTTAGGGAACATCACAGATCCCTATGGCACTTTTAACCACTTTGTCAAAGCGCCAAATTCTGGCTATATTTTTAATGTTAACGAGTCTCCAATTATTTACCAAGGTGATGCTATTTTTCACATTTCAACAGCTTTAAAAGATGACAAAAGCACAGTTACGGAAAGCGTATAG
- the rimK gene encoding 30S ribosomal protein S6--L-glutamate ligase: MKIIILSRNPHLYSTKRLVEAAKKRKHDVEVIDPLMCDIIIEKKNPKVIFKGRTLEADAIIPRIGASVTFYGTAVVRQFEMMKVFSAVESQALVRSRDKLRSLQVLSRAGLGMPKTVFSNYAKDVQSMIDYVGGAPLVIKLLEGTQGLGVVLAETNNAAESVIEAFNGLQARVIVQEFIKESKGADIRVFIVDGTVVGAMKRQGKEGEFRSNLHRGGSASIIDLTDDEENAALKAAKSLGLGICGVDLLQSSRGPLILEVNSSPGLEGIETATKKDIAGTIIRFIERNV; the protein is encoded by the coding sequence ATGAAAATCATTATATTATCTAGAAATCCCCACTTATATTCAACAAAACGTCTTGTTGAGGCAGCAAAAAAACGCAAACATGATGTTGAGGTTATTGACCCATTAATGTGCGATATAATAATTGAGAAAAAAAACCCGAAAGTCATCTTCAAAGGTAGAACATTAGAGGCAGATGCGATCATCCCAAGAATTGGAGCATCTGTAACTTTTTATGGAACAGCTGTAGTAAGACAATTTGAAATGATGAAAGTATTTTCTGCAGTAGAATCTCAAGCTTTAGTGAGATCAAGGGATAAATTGCGAAGTTTACAAGTACTCTCTAGAGCTGGCTTGGGAATGCCAAAAACTGTTTTTTCCAACTATGCTAAAGACGTTCAAAGTATGATTGACTATGTGGGTGGAGCCCCTTTAGTGATTAAGTTGTTAGAAGGCACTCAAGGATTAGGCGTTGTTTTAGCTGAAACCAATAACGCAGCAGAATCTGTCATAGAAGCTTTTAATGGGTTGCAAGCCCGAGTTATTGTTCAAGAATTCATAAAAGAATCTAAAGGTGCAGATATTAGAGTTTTTATAGTAGATGGTACAGTTGTTGGCGCCATGAAACGTCAAGGGAAAGAAGGTGAGTTTAGGTCCAATCTACATAGAGGCGGAAGTGCCAGTATAATTGATCTTACAGACGATGAAGAAAATGCTGCACTAAAAGCAGCTAAGTCACTTGGATTAGGCATTTGCGGAGTTGATTTGTTACAATCCTCTCGTGGTCCTTTAATTTTAGAAGTCAACTCTTCTCCGGGATTAGAAGGTATTGAAACTGCTACCAAAAAAGATATTGCAGGTACTATCATTCGTTTTATAGAACGAAATGTTTAG
- a CDS encoding ATP-dependent zinc protease — translation MPKKIIGRVDKVDFPTLELFDIDIKIDTGAFTSSMHCHKVIEENDLLKCLFFDKEHPNYNKKIIVFKNYSTTKVKSSNGMVQNRYMVKTSILVFGKKYKIDLTLSTRDEMKYPILIGRKFLSKKFIVDISLKNLSYQNKIKSTK, via the coding sequence ATGCCAAAAAAAATTATAGGCAGAGTAGATAAAGTAGATTTCCCAACTCTTGAATTATTTGATATTGATATAAAGATTGATACTGGCGCATTCACGTCATCTATGCACTGCCATAAAGTTATTGAAGAAAACGATTTACTTAAATGTCTGTTTTTTGACAAAGAACACCCAAACTATAACAAGAAAATCATAGTGTTTAAAAACTATTCCACAACTAAGGTTAAAAGCAGTAATGGTATGGTTCAAAATAGATATATGGTTAAAACAAGTATTTTAGTTTTTGGCAAAAAATATAAAATTGATCTTACCTTAAGCACTAGAGATGAAATGAAATACCCAATTTTAATTGGACGAAAGTTTCTTTCAAAAAAATTTATCGTTGACATTAGCTTAAAAAACTTATCTTATCAAAATAAAATAAAATCAACAAAATAA